The following are encoded in a window of Pseudomonas graminis genomic DNA:
- a CDS encoding 4a-hydroxytetrahydrobiopterin dehydratase, translating into MTALNQSQCEACRADAPQVSDAELPDLLKQIPDWNIEVRDGVMQLEKVFLFKNFKFALAFTNAVGEIAEAEGHHPGLLTEWGKVTVTWWSHSIKGLHRNDFIMASRTDEVAKSAEGRK; encoded by the coding sequence ATGACCGCTCTCAATCAATCCCAGTGCGAAGCCTGCCGCGCCGACGCCCCACAGGTCAGTGACGCCGAGCTGCCGGATTTGCTCAAGCAGATCCCGGACTGGAACATCGAAGTGCGTGACGGCGTCATGCAGCTGGAAAAAGTCTTTCTGTTCAAGAATTTCAAATTTGCACTGGCGTTTACCAACGCGGTCGGCGAAATTGCCGAGGCCGAAGGTCACCACCCGGGTCTGCTGACCGAATGGGGCAAAGTGACCGTGACCTGGTGGAGCCATTCCATCAAGGGGCTGCACCGCAACGATTTCATCATGGCCTCCCGCACAGACGAGGTGGCCAAAAGCGCCGAGGGCCGTAAGTAA
- a CDS encoding MFS transporter — protein sequence MPDASSAAPQRPMAVTLQVVSIVLFTFIGYLNIGIPLAVLPGYVHTDLGFGAVAAGLVISVQYLATLLSRPFAGRFIDTRGPKKAVIIGLFGCGLSGVFMLLADWLDAWPMVSLVSLFVGRLVLGSAESLVGSGSIGWGIGRVGAANTAKVISWNGIASYGALAIGAPLGVLLVSALGLWSMGVSIMLLAALGISLAWKKTPAPLVHGERLPFLHVLGRVLPHGTGLALGSIGFGTIATFITLYYASHTWPNAVLCLSLFGACFIGARLLFGNLINRIGGFRVAIACLSVETLGLLLLWLAPNPNLALAGAALTGFGFSLVFPALGVEAVNLVPPASRGAAVGAYSLFIDLSLGITGPVAGAVAAGFGFASIFLFAALASVSGLGLSVYLYKHANRTREKPVTS from the coding sequence ATGCCAGACGCTTCGAGCGCTGCCCCTCAACGTCCTATGGCTGTCACGCTGCAGGTTGTTTCCATCGTGCTGTTCACCTTCATCGGCTACCTGAACATCGGTATCCCGCTGGCCGTATTGCCGGGCTATGTGCACACCGACCTAGGCTTCGGCGCGGTGGCCGCCGGGCTGGTCATCAGCGTGCAATACCTCGCCACACTGCTCAGCCGCCCCTTTGCCGGGCGCTTCATCGACACCCGAGGCCCGAAAAAGGCCGTCATCATCGGCCTGTTCGGCTGCGGGTTGAGCGGCGTGTTCATGCTCCTCGCCGACTGGCTCGACGCCTGGCCGATGGTCAGTCTGGTCAGCTTGTTCGTGGGCCGTCTGGTGCTCGGCAGCGCAGAAAGTCTGGTTGGCTCCGGCTCGATTGGCTGGGGCATCGGCCGCGTCGGCGCTGCCAACACGGCCAAAGTGATTTCCTGGAACGGTATCGCCAGCTACGGCGCACTGGCCATCGGCGCGCCACTGGGTGTGCTGCTGGTCAGCGCGCTGGGGCTGTGGAGCATGGGCGTCAGTATCATGCTGCTGGCGGCGCTGGGGATTTCCCTGGCCTGGAAGAAAACCCCGGCGCCGCTGGTGCATGGGGAACGTTTGCCCTTCCTTCACGTGCTAGGGCGTGTGCTGCCCCACGGCACCGGGCTGGCGCTGGGTTCGATCGGCTTCGGCACCATCGCGACGTTTATCACCCTGTATTACGCCAGCCACACCTGGCCGAATGCGGTGTTGTGCCTGAGCCTGTTCGGCGCCTGTTTCATCGGCGCACGCCTGCTGTTCGGCAACCTGATCAACCGCATCGGCGGCTTCCGCGTGGCGATTGCCTGCCTGTCAGTGGAGACGTTGGGGTTGCTGCTGCTGTGGCTGGCGCCCAACCCGAATCTGGCGCTGGCCGGTGCGGCGCTGACTGGCTTCGGCTTCTCGCTGGTGTTCCCGGCGCTCGGCGTCGAAGCAGTCAATCTGGTTCCGCCGGCCAGTCGCGGTGCGGCAGTGGGGGCTTATTCGCTGTTCATCGACCTGTCGCTGGGAATTACCGGGCCGGTGGCGGGCGCCGTGGCGGCAGGTTTCGGCTTTGCGTCGATCTTCCTGTTCGCCGCGTTGGCTTC
- a CDS encoding ABC transporter permease, whose product MIFDYNVVWESLPLYFGGLLITLKLLALSLFFGLLAALPLGLMRVSKIAWVNLLAWSYTYVIRGTPMLVQLFLIYYGLAQFEAVRESILWPWLSSATFCACLAFAINTSAYTAEIIAGSLKSTPPGEIEAARAMGMSKAKMYRRILLPSALRRALPQYSNEVIMMLQTTSLASIVTLMDITGAARAVNAQFYLPFEAYITAGVFYLCLTFILVKLFKLAERRWLSYLAPRKH is encoded by the coding sequence ATGATTTTCGATTACAACGTCGTCTGGGAAAGCCTGCCGCTGTATTTCGGCGGCCTGCTGATCACCCTCAAACTGCTCGCGCTGTCGCTGTTTTTCGGCTTGCTCGCTGCACTGCCACTGGGCCTGATGCGCGTGTCGAAAATCGCCTGGGTCAATCTGCTGGCCTGGAGTTATACCTACGTCATTCGCGGCACGCCGATGCTGGTGCAGCTGTTCCTGATCTACTACGGGCTGGCGCAATTCGAAGCGGTGCGCGAAAGCATTCTGTGGCCGTGGCTGTCGAGCGCCACCTTTTGCGCGTGCCTGGCCTTCGCCATCAACACCAGCGCCTACACCGCTGAAATCATCGCCGGCAGCCTGAAGTCCACGCCGCCGGGCGAGATCGAGGCGGCGCGGGCGATGGGTATGTCGAAAGCCAAAATGTACCGCCGCATTCTGCTGCCGTCGGCCCTGCGCCGGGCGCTGCCGCAGTACAGCAACGAAGTGATCATGATGCTGCAGACCACCAGTCTGGCGTCCATCGTCACGCTGATGGACATCACCGGTGCGGCGCGCGCTGTGAACGCTCAGTTCTACCTGCCGTTCGAGGCCTACATTACCGCAGGCGTTTTCTACCTGTGCCTGACGTTCATTCTGGTGAAACTGTTCAAGCTGGCCGAGCGCCGCTGGCTCAGTTACCTCGCCCCGAGGAAGCACTGA
- a CDS encoding sigma-54-dependent transcriptional regulator — protein sequence MRIKVHCQNRVGILRDILELLVAYGVNVSGGEVGGEHGDAIYLRCPNLINLQFQALVPKFETVAGVFGVKRVGLMPSERRHMELNALLGALEFPVLSIDMGGSIVAANRAAAQLLGVRVDEVPGIPLSRYAEDFDLPQLVRANRSRINGLRVKVKGDIFLADIAPLQSEHEDSEAMAGAVLTLHRADRVGEHIYNVRKQELRGFDSIFQSSKVMAAVVREARRMAPLDAPLLIEGETGTGKELLARACHLASPRGQSPMMALNCAGFSESMAETELFGYGPGAFEGARADGKLGLLELTSGGTLFLDGVAEMSGRLQAKLLRYLQEGCFRRVGSDEEVYLDVRIICATQVDLSELCTRGEFRQDLYHRLNVLSLHIPPLRDCLDGLAPLVEHFIDQASRQIGCALPRLAPAAMERLSQYHWPGNVRQLENVLFQAVSLCDGKLVKAEHIRLPDYGVRQPLGAFSLEGGLEDIVGRFEKAVLEQLYAAHPSSRLLGKRLSVSHTTVANKLKHYGIGQS from the coding sequence ATGCGTATCAAAGTCCATTGCCAGAACCGCGTCGGTATCCTGCGCGACATCCTCGAGTTGCTGGTGGCTTACGGCGTCAACGTCTCCGGCGGCGAAGTGGGCGGTGAGCATGGCGACGCCATTTACCTGCGTTGCCCGAACCTGATCAATCTGCAGTTCCAGGCGCTGGTGCCGAAGTTCGAGACCGTCGCCGGGGTATTCGGCGTCAAGCGTGTGGGATTGATGCCCAGCGAGCGTCGGCACATGGAGCTCAATGCTTTGCTCGGCGCACTTGAATTCCCGGTGCTCTCCATCGACATGGGCGGCTCCATCGTTGCGGCCAACCGCGCCGCCGCGCAGCTGCTGGGCGTGCGGGTTGATGAAGTACCGGGCATTCCGCTGTCCCGTTACGCCGAGGATTTCGACCTGCCGCAACTGGTGCGCGCCAATCGCTCGCGCATCAACGGTCTGCGCGTGAAGGTCAAAGGCGACATCTTTCTGGCTGACATCGCGCCCCTGCAATCCGAGCACGAAGACAGCGAGGCCATGGCCGGCGCCGTGCTGACACTGCACCGCGCCGACCGGGTCGGCGAGCACATCTATAACGTGCGCAAGCAGGAGCTGCGCGGTTTCGACAGTATTTTTCAGAGTTCGAAGGTGATGGCCGCGGTGGTTCGGGAGGCCCGCCGCATGGCCCCGCTGGATGCGCCGTTGTTGATCGAAGGCGAAACCGGCACGGGTAAAGAACTGCTGGCGCGGGCCTGTCACCTGGCCAGCCCGCGCGGCCAGTCGCCGATGATGGCGCTCAACTGCGCGGGGTTTTCCGAATCCATGGCTGAGACCGAGCTGTTCGGCTACGGCCCCGGCGCATTTGAAGGTGCACGAGCCGATGGCAAGCTGGGGCTGCTCGAATTGACCTCGGGGGGGACGTTGTTTCTCGACGGGGTCGCGGAGATGAGTGGACGGTTGCAGGCGAAACTGCTGCGCTACTTACAGGAAGGGTGCTTTCGGAGGGTCGGCAGCGACGAGGAGGTGTACCTAGACGTGCGCATCATCTGTGCCACGCAAGTGGACTTGTCCGAACTCTGCACCCGGGGCGAATTCCGCCAGGACCTCTACCACCGGCTCAACGTGCTGTCGCTGCACATTCCGCCCCTGCGCGACTGCCTGGACGGTCTCGCGCCGCTGGTTGAGCACTTTATTGATCAGGCCAGTCGGCAGATTGGTTGCGCCTTACCCCGGCTGGCGCCAGCGGCAATGGAGCGGCTCAGCCAATACCACTGGCCGGGCAATGTGCGGCAGCTGGAAAACGTATTGTTCCAGGCTGTTTCGCTGTGCGACGGAAAACTGGTGAAAGCTGAACATATTCGCCTGCCGGATTACGGCGTGCGACAACCCTTGGGAGCGTTTTCCCTGGAAGGGGGGCTGGAAGACATTGTCGGGCGGTTCGAGAAAGCAGTACTTGAGCAGCTATATGCGGCGCACCCGAGCAGCCGTTTATTAGGCAAGCGATTGAGTGTTTCCCATACAACCGTCGCCAATAAGTTGAAGCACTACGGAATAGGCCAAAGTTAA
- the phhA gene encoding phenylalanine 4-monooxygenase translates to MSTQYVAREPDATGFIDYSEAEHRIWNTLITRQLKVVEGRACQEYLDGIEQLALPHDRIPQLGEINRVLGATTGWQVERVPALIPFQTFFELLASKRFPVATFIRSEEELDYLQEPDIFHEVFGHCPLLTNPWFAEFTHTYGKLGLAASKEQRVYLARLYWMTIEFGLVDTPQGRKIYGGGILSSPKETVYSVSSTPEHQPFDPIEAMRTPYRIDILQPLYFVLPDLKRLFDLAHEDIMGMARTASERGLHAPKFAAKTKAA, encoded by the coding sequence ATGAGTACGCAGTACGTCGCCCGCGAGCCGGACGCCACCGGATTCATTGATTACTCGGAAGCCGAGCATAGAATCTGGAACACCCTCATCACCCGGCAGCTCAAAGTCGTCGAGGGCCGTGCGTGCCAGGAGTATCTGGATGGGATCGAGCAACTCGCCCTGCCCCACGACCGTATTCCGCAGCTCGGCGAGATCAACCGCGTCCTCGGCGCTACAACGGGTTGGCAAGTCGAGCGCGTACCGGCGCTGATCCCTTTTCAAACGTTCTTCGAGTTGCTGGCGAGCAAGCGATTTCCAGTCGCTACGTTCATTCGCAGCGAAGAAGAGCTCGACTACCTGCAAGAGCCCGACATCTTTCACGAGGTTTTCGGACACTGCCCGCTACTGACCAACCCCTGGTTTGCAGAATTCACCCACACCTACGGCAAGCTCGGTCTGGCAGCCAGCAAAGAGCAGCGCGTGTATCTTGCCCGCCTCTACTGGATGACCATCGAGTTCGGCCTGGTCGACACGCCCCAAGGGCGCAAGATCTACGGCGGCGGCATCCTTTCCTCGCCCAAGGAAACCGTTTACAGCGTGTCATCAACCCCTGAACATCAACCCTTCGACCCGATTGAAGCCATGCGCACGCCCTACCGCATCGACATTCTGCAGCCGCTGTATTTTGTGCTGCCGGATCTCAAGCGCCTGTTCGACCTTGCCCACGAAGACATCATGGGCATGGCCCGCACGGCGTCCGAACGGGGGCTGCACGCGCCGAAGTTCGCCGCCAAGACCAAAGCCGCCTAA
- the acs gene encoding acetate--CoA ligase: MSAASLYPVRPEVAANTLTDEATYKAMYQQSVVNPDGFWREQAQRLDWIKPFTTVKQTSFDDHRVDIKWFADGTLNVSYNCLDRHLAERGDSIAIIWEGDDPSESRNITYRELHEEVCKFANALRGQDVHRGDVVTIYMPMIPEAVVAMLACARIGAIHSVVFGGFSPEALAGRIIDCKSKVVITADEGLRGGKKTAMKANVDRALTNPETASVQKVIVCKRTGGDIEWNRHRDIWYHSLLDVASSTCAPKEMGAEESLFILYTSGSTGKPKGVLHTTAGYLLYAALTHERVFDYRPGEVYWCTADVGWVTGHSYIVYGPLANGATTLLFEGVPNYPDITRVSKIVDKHKVNILYTAPTAIRAMMAEGTKAVDGADGSSLRLLGSVGEPINPEAWNWYYNTVGNKNCPIVDTWWQTETGGILISPLPGAIALKPGSATRPFFGVIPALVDNLGNLIEGAAEGNLVILDSWPGQSRSLYGDHDRFVDTYFKTFRGMYFTGDGARRDEDGYYWITGRVDDVLNVSGHRMGTAEIESAMVAHPKVAEAAVVGVPHDLKGQGIYVYVTLNGGEVPDEALRIELRNWVRKEIGPIASPDVIQWAPGLPKTRSGKIMRRILRKIATGEYDALGDISTLADPSVVAHLVETHKTMTAA, from the coding sequence ATGAGTGCGGCTTCCCTGTACCCCGTCCGCCCTGAAGTGGCAGCCAACACGCTGACTGACGAGGCGACCTACAAGGCGATGTACCAGCAGTCGGTGGTCAATCCCGATGGCTTCTGGCGCGAACAAGCCCAGCGCCTTGACTGGATCAAGCCATTCACCACCGTCAAACAGACCTCCTTCGACGACCACCGCGTCGACATCAAGTGGTTCGCCGACGGCACCCTGAACGTTTCCTACAACTGCCTCGACCGCCATCTGGCCGAGCGCGGTGATTCAATCGCGATCATCTGGGAAGGCGACGATCCTTCCGAGAGCCGCAACATTACCTACCGCGAACTGCACGAAGAAGTCTGCAAGTTCGCCAACGCGCTGCGCGGGCAGGATGTCCATCGCGGCGATGTCGTCACTATCTATATGCCGATGATCCCGGAAGCCGTGGTGGCCATGCTGGCCTGCGCGCGCATCGGTGCGATTCATTCGGTGGTGTTCGGCGGCTTTTCACCTGAAGCACTGGCCGGTCGCATCATCGACTGCAAGTCGAAAGTGGTGATCACCGCTGACGAAGGGCTCCGTGGCGGCAAGAAAACCGCCATGAAGGCGAACGTCGACCGTGCCCTGACCAACCCGGAAACAGCGAGCGTACAGAAGGTCATCGTGTGCAAGCGCACCGGCGGCGATATCGAGTGGAACCGTCATCGCGACATCTGGTACCACTCGCTGCTGGACGTGGCCTCAAGCACCTGCGCGCCGAAAGAAATGGGCGCCGAAGAATCGCTGTTCATCCTCTACACCTCAGGTTCCACCGGCAAGCCGAAGGGCGTGCTGCACACCACAGCGGGCTATTTGCTGTACGCGGCGCTGACCCACGAGCGCGTGTTCGATTACCGTCCGGGCGAAGTGTACTGGTGCACCGCGGACGTCGGCTGGGTCACCGGCCACAGCTACATCGTCTACGGCCCGCTGGCCAATGGCGCGACCACGCTGCTGTTCGAGGGCGTGCCGAACTACCCGGACATCACCCGCGTGTCGAAAATTGTCGACAAGCACAAGGTCAACATCCTCTACACCGCGCCGACCGCCATTCGCGCCATGATGGCTGAAGGCACGAAGGCCGTAGACGGTGCTGATGGTTCGAGCCTGCGTCTCTTGGGTTCAGTCGGCGAGCCGATCAATCCGGAAGCCTGGAACTGGTACTACAACACCGTCGGCAACAAGAATTGCCCGATCGTCGACACTTGGTGGCAAACCGAAACCGGCGGCATTCTGATCAGCCCGCTGCCTGGCGCCATTGCCTTGAAGCCGGGTTCGGCGACGCGTCCGTTCTTCGGCGTGATCCCGGCCCTGGTGGATAACCTGGGCAACCTCATCGAAGGCGCGGCGGAAGGCAATCTGGTGATTCTCGACTCGTGGCCGGGTCAGTCGCGCAGCCTGTACGGCGACCACGACCGTTTTGTCGACACGTACTTCAAGACCTTCCGCGGCATGTATTTCACCGGTGACGGCGCCCGTCGCGACGAAGACGGTTACTACTGGATCACCGGCCGCGTCGACGACGTGCTCAATGTGTCCGGCCACCGCATGGGCACCGCCGAAATCGAGAGCGCGATGGTGGCTCACCCGAAAGTGGCCGAAGCGGCGGTCGTGGGTGTGCCTCACGATTTGAAAGGGCAGGGCATCTACGTCTACGTCACGCTCAATGGCGGTGAGGTGCCGGACGAAGCGTTGCGCATCGAGCTGCGCAACTGGGTGCGCAAGGAGATCGGCCCGATCGCTTCGCCGGATGTGATTCAGTGGGCGCCGGGTCTGCCGAAGACCCGTTCCGGGAAGATCATGCGACGCATCCTGCGCAAGATCGCGACCGGGGAGTACGACGCGCTGGGCGATATCTCGACGCTGGCTGATCCGAGTGTGGTTGCGCATCTGGTGGAAACCCACAAGACCATGACTGCGGCCTGA
- a CDS encoding amino acid aminotransferase — MHFSQIQRVPDDPILGLIQAYAKDPNPNKFDLGVGVYKDAQGLTTIPRAVKIAEQRLVDSQPTKSYIGGHGEPRFGTLICELVMGADSPLIASKRVGATQTPGGTGALRLSADFIANCLPGKGIWLSDPTWPIHETIYAAAGLKVSHYPYVGSDNTLNVPAMLETLRTIPEGDVVLLHACCHNPTGFDLSRDDWYAVLEIVKQRNLLPLIDFAYQGFGDGLEEDAWAVRLFAGELPELLITSSCSKNFGLYRERTGALLVCADTTDKLLDVRSQLSATARNLWSNPPDHGAAVVAEILGDPELKALWAEEVEEMRSRIAHLRVGLVEALTPLGLGERFAHIAVQRGMFSYTGMNDDQVARLRNEHSVYMVAAGRANVAGIDATRLTELAAAFAAVCED; from the coding sequence ATGCATTTTTCACAGATCCAGCGCGTACCGGACGATCCCATCCTGGGCCTGATTCAGGCCTATGCCAAAGACCCGAATCCGAACAAGTTCGACTTGGGCGTGGGCGTCTATAAGGATGCGCAGGGCCTCACCACTATTCCCCGTGCGGTGAAAATCGCCGAGCAGCGGCTGGTCGACTCGCAACCCACCAAAAGTTACATCGGTGGCCATGGCGAACCGCGGTTCGGCACGCTGATCTGTGAGCTGGTCATGGGCGCCGACTCACCGCTGATCGCCAGCAAGCGCGTTGGCGCCACCCAGACACCCGGCGGCACCGGCGCGCTGCGTTTGAGCGCGGACTTCATTGCCAATTGCCTGCCGGGCAAGGGCATCTGGCTGAGTGATCCGACCTGGCCGATTCACGAAACCATCTACGCCGCGGCGGGCCTGAAAGTCAGTCACTACCCCTACGTGGGCAGTGACAACACGCTCAACGTGCCGGCCATGCTGGAGACGTTGAGGACCATTCCCGAGGGCGACGTCGTCCTGTTGCATGCCTGCTGCCACAACCCGACCGGGTTCGACCTGTCCCGTGATGACTGGTACGCGGTGCTGGAAATCGTCAAGCAACGCAACCTGCTGCCCTTGATCGATTTCGCGTATCAGGGTTTTGGTGACGGCCTTGAGGAGGACGCCTGGGCGGTTCGCCTGTTTGCCGGCGAACTGCCTGAGTTGCTTATCACCAGTTCCTGCTCGAAAAATTTCGGCCTGTACCGCGAGCGCACCGGCGCCTTGCTGGTCTGCGCCGACACCACCGACAAGCTGCTGGATGTGCGCAGTCAGCTGTCGGCGACGGCCCGTAATCTGTGGTCGAATCCACCGGATCATGGCGCTGCCGTCGTCGCCGAAATCCTCGGCGATCCTGAGTTGAAAGCCCTGTGGGCTGAGGAAGTCGAAGAGATGCGCAGCCGCATTGCGCACCTTCGGGTCGGGCTGGTCGAGGCACTCACGCCGCTGGGTCTGGGTGAACGTTTCGCCCACATCGCCGTGCAGCGCGGCATGTTTTCCTACACCGGCATGAACGACGATCAGGTGGCGCGTCTGCGCAACGAACACAGCGTGTACATGGTGGCGGCGGGTCGCGCCAACGTGGCGGGGATTGACGCCACGCGACTGACTGAGCTGGCAGCGGCATTTGCAGCGGTTTGCGAGGACTGA
- a CDS encoding ABC transporter substrate-binding protein → MKKLMLLGALALTVLAQPVFADEKPMKIGIEAAYPPFASKAPDGSIVGFDYDIGNALCEEMKVKCVWVEQEFDGLIPALKVRKIDAILSSMSITEDRKKSVDFTNKYYNTPARLVMKQGTVVSDALTELKGKNIGVQRGSIHERFAKEVLAPLGAEIKPYSSQNEVYLDIGAGRLDGTVADATLLQDGFLNTESGKGYAFVGPAFTDVNYFGDGVGIAVRKGDKADLDKLNAAIAAIRANGKYKAIQDKYFDFDIYGK, encoded by the coding sequence ATGAAAAAGCTCATGCTGCTGGGTGCGCTGGCACTGACCGTATTGGCACAGCCCGTGTTCGCCGATGAAAAGCCCATGAAGATCGGCATCGAAGCGGCATACCCTCCGTTTGCCTCGAAGGCGCCGGACGGCAGCATCGTCGGCTTCGACTACGACATCGGCAACGCCCTGTGCGAAGAGATGAAGGTCAAGTGCGTGTGGGTCGAACAGGAATTCGACGGCCTGATCCCGGCGCTGAAAGTGCGCAAGATCGACGCCATCCTGTCCTCGATGTCCATCACCGAAGACCGTAAGAAGTCGGTCGACTTCACCAACAAGTACTACAACACCCCGGCCCGCCTGGTCATGAAGCAGGGCACCGTCGTCAGCGACGCCCTGACCGAGCTCAAAGGCAAGAACATCGGCGTGCAGCGTGGCTCGATCCACGAGCGTTTCGCCAAGGAAGTCCTGGCCCCGCTGGGTGCTGAAATCAAGCCGTACAGCTCGCAGAACGAAGTCTATCTGGACATCGGCGCCGGTCGTCTCGATGGCACCGTGGCGGATGCCACCCTGCTGCAGGACGGCTTCCTGAACACCGAATCCGGCAAAGGCTACGCGTTCGTCGGCCCGGCCTTCACCGACGTCAACTACTTCGGCGATGGCGTCGGCATTGCCGTGCGCAAAGGCGACAAGGCGGACCTGGACAAGCTCAACGCCGCCATCGCGGCCATCCGTGCCAATGGCAAATACAAAGCCATTCAGGACAAGTACTTCGACTTCGACATCTACGGCAAGTAA
- a CDS encoding ABC transporter permease, protein MLKGYGAVILDGAWLTLQLALCSMALAIVLGLIGVALRLSPVRWLAWLGDLYSTVIRGIPDLVLILLIFYGGQDLLNRVAPLLGHDDYIDLNPLVAGIGTLGFIFGAYLSETFRGAFMAIPKGQAEAGMAYGMSSGRVFFRILVPQMIRLAIPGFTNNWLVLTKATALISVVGLQDMMFKAKQAADATREPFTFFLAVAAMYLVITSVSLLILRYIEKRYSAGVRVADL, encoded by the coding sequence ATGTTGAAAGGTTACGGAGCCGTCATCCTCGACGGTGCATGGCTGACCTTGCAGCTCGCTCTGTGCTCCATGGCGCTGGCGATCGTGCTCGGCCTGATCGGCGTGGCATTGCGGCTGTCGCCGGTGCGCTGGCTGGCCTGGCTGGGCGATCTGTACTCCACCGTGATCCGCGGCATTCCCGATCTGGTGCTGATTCTGCTGATTTTCTACGGCGGTCAGGACCTGCTCAACCGCGTTGCGCCGTTGCTCGGTCACGACGACTACATTGACCTGAACCCGCTGGTGGCCGGTATCGGCACGCTGGGTTTCATTTTTGGCGCGTACCTGTCGGAGACCTTCCGCGGCGCGTTCATGGCCATCCCGAAAGGCCAGGCCGAAGCGGGCATGGCCTACGGCATGAGCAGTGGCCGGGTGTTCTTCCGCATTCTGGTACCCCAGATGATCCGTCTGGCGATCCCCGGTTTCACCAATAACTGGCTGGTACTGACCAAGGCCACCGCACTGATTTCCGTGGTCGGTCTGCAGGACATGATGTTCAAGGCCAAGCAGGCGGCCGATGCCACCCGCGAACCCTTCACTTTCTTCCTCGCAGTCGCGGCCATGTACCTGGTGATCACCAGTGTCTCGCTGCTGATACTGCGCTACATCGAAAAACGTTACTCGGCCGGCGTAAGGGTGGCAGACCTATGA
- a CDS encoding IS110 family transposase translates to MAIHVGLDVGSRTTAMGWRDKGRSAGAWVIAQTPKGRKAAVKKLLALKPLSVVMEATGIYYLDLAIELSAAGLPVSVINPKSSRNFARLKLQHSKTDAIDAQLLAEYGERMTPSLWTPPTSAQLELRAIGRHINRLVDHRTQAKNELHALKATDTSSALLIEDEEEAIAAFDKRIERFRKAGLDLVASCPVLQGQFDNMLAAPGMGEVSTLAALAEMATLPTTLKSGQVSRHAGLDVRLTQSGTSIDKPGRLSKCGNAYLRCSMYMPALTAIRCDPYVKGFYEALVGRGKRKMQAICAVMRKYLTGLWACMRSGEDFNTAKLFSEKHLQKA, encoded by the coding sequence ATGGCTATTCACGTCGGTCTTGATGTTGGTTCACGCACGACGGCTATGGGATGGCGCGATAAGGGTCGATCAGCCGGCGCGTGGGTAATTGCTCAAACACCTAAAGGCCGCAAGGCTGCCGTCAAGAAACTCCTGGCCCTCAAACCGCTCAGCGTTGTCATGGAAGCCACCGGTATCTATTACCTGGATCTGGCGATAGAGCTGAGTGCAGCGGGTTTGCCGGTGTCGGTGATTAACCCGAAAAGCTCCCGTAATTTTGCCAGGCTGAAGCTTCAGCACAGCAAGACGGATGCAATCGATGCCCAGTTGCTTGCCGAATATGGCGAGCGTATGACGCCTAGCTTGTGGACTCCGCCAACTTCCGCCCAGCTTGAGCTGCGGGCTATCGGCCGGCACATCAATCGTTTGGTCGACCACCGTACCCAGGCGAAAAATGAGTTGCACGCGCTTAAGGCGACTGACACGTCCTCGGCACTGCTGATCGAAGACGAAGAAGAGGCCATCGCAGCCTTTGACAAGCGTATTGAACGCTTCAGAAAGGCTGGACTGGATCTGGTTGCCAGCTGTCCGGTGCTGCAAGGTCAGTTCGATAATATGCTGGCGGCCCCCGGCATGGGCGAGGTCTCCACGCTGGCCGCGCTTGCCGAAATGGCGACCCTGCCAACGACCTTGAAGTCAGGCCAGGTAAGCCGCCATGCAGGGCTGGATGTACGGCTGACTCAGTCTGGAACGAGCATCGACAAGCCTGGCAGGCTCAGCAAATGCGGCAACGCTTACTTACGCTGTTCAATGTACATGCCAGCGCTGACTGCGATCCGCTGCGATCCCTATGTGAAGGGTTTTTACGAGGCTCTGGTGGGCCGAGGCAAACGTAAGATGCAAGCGATCTGCGCGGTGATGCGTAAATACCTGACAGGTTTGTGGGCTTGCATGCGCAGCGGCGAAGACTTCAATACGGCCAAGCTTTTCAGCGAAAAACATCTGCAAAAAGCTTGA
- a CDS encoding DUF2790 domain-containing protein: MKAALVVMALCGFSAMAMAEESGAKVAAQQQRVEEYTYSTKLDIAKVISVDEVPNVCQVVPQHMTYVDSQGKRHVLEYQVMGNGCSNG; this comes from the coding sequence ATGAAAGCTGCACTGGTTGTAATGGCTCTTTGTGGTTTCAGCGCCATGGCAATGGCAGAAGAATCCGGCGCAAAAGTGGCCGCCCAGCAACAGCGTGTCGAGGAATACACCTACTCCACCAAGCTGGATATCGCGAAGGTTATTTCGGTGGATGAAGTGCCGAACGTCTGCCAGGTCGTCCCACAGCATATGACCTACGTTGACTCTCAGGGCAAACGCCACGTGCTTGAGTATCAGGTCATGGGCAACGGTTGCAGCAACGGCTGA